From Borrelia sp. RT5S, the proteins below share one genomic window:
- a CDS encoding PASTA domain-containing protein: MSGYIVKGLILTILGSLVISCAIFFIFLKSSDLVVVPNLGGLYLEDAITELQDKDLIPYIELKFSSTSLDKGKVIDQRPKAGTALRLDNKVTIFISKGAVVNKVDSFIGKNIDDVLINLKANSINNNRLFYHMLKPIEVESEFSKGTIIRQGPSPGTKITGLVDLQLLVSKGQSKDLVKHVKNYIGLYYKDAIIFLLNDEIVFDIELVKGNNFGSVVLQSLPVNARIEDSSKLIITINEPKVDNLSVFGILTYKLDRYPSSVDVMVKVKDSSGNSSLLYSFKTKGGSIKLPYEAAKGSVIELYIYDKLVNQTVVN, encoded by the coding sequence TTGTCTGGCTACATAGTTAAGGGGCTAATTCTTACCATTTTGGGGTCTTTGGTTATTTCATGTGCAATATTTTTTATTTTTTTAAAGAGTAGTGATCTTGTTGTTGTTCCAAATCTTGGTGGGCTTTATCTTGAAGATGCGATTACCGAGCTTCAAGATAAAGATCTTATTCCTTATATTGAGCTTAAATTTTCATCAACTTCCCTTGATAAAGGGAAGGTAATAGACCAGAGGCCTAAGGCTGGTACTGCTTTAAGACTTGACAATAAGGTTACGATATTTATAAGCAAAGGTGCAGTGGTTAACAAGGTTGATAGTTTTATTGGGAAAAATATTGATGATGTGCTTATTAATTTAAAGGCTAATTCGATAAACAATAACAGATTGTTTTACCATATGCTAAAGCCTATTGAAGTTGAGAGTGAGTTTTCAAAGGGGACTATAATACGACAAGGACCATCTCCGGGCACTAAGATCACGGGCCTAGTTGACCTTCAGCTTTTGGTAAGCAAGGGACAATCGAAAGATTTGGTTAAGCATGTGAAGAACTATATTGGACTTTATTATAAAGATGCAATTATTTTCCTTTTAAATGATGAGATTGTTTTTGATATAGAGCTGGTGAAGGGCAATAACTTTGGAAGCGTTGTCCTGCAATCTTTGCCAGTAAACGCTAGGATCGAGGATTCAAGCAAGTTGATAATTACCATTAATGAGCCAAAAGTAGATAATTTAAGTGTTTTTGGTATTTTAACTTATAAGCTGGATAGGTACCCCTCTAGTGTAGATGTGATGGTTAAAGTAAAAGACTCTAGTGGGAATAGTTCTTTGCTTTATTCTTTTAAAACTAAGGGAGGCTCCATTAAGTTGCCTTATGAAGCGGCAAAAGGCTCTGTAATTGAGCTTTATATTTACGATAAACTTGTAAACCAAACAGTGGTAAATTAG
- the fmt gene encoding methionyl-tRNA formyltransferase, which translates to MRVFFASSSSISLEVFKEVRDRYDVVGVLTSPDKPSGRGLNLKANEVKVEAIKKGIPVLDPLVLELSTIKAIKELKPDVMLVFSYGKIFKQEFLDIFPLGSINVHPSLLPKYRGPSPIQTAILNGDSSSGITVQKMALEMDSGNILAQRQFEIEGFNTSADIFKYVSLNSADIVLEALDKVEKGSVGIPQDSSQATYCSFLSKHHGIIDFTLSAFEIKNKINACNPWPLVRARLEEDEIIFHRADFIKDNNYCEQAVGEIVSFCPNKGLFVKTGDGVLLLLELQRAGRKVLDCKSFYNGNRGLVGKRFLKLEHKEMV; encoded by the coding sequence TTGAGAGTTTTTTTTGCAAGTTCTAGTAGTATTTCTTTAGAAGTTTTTAAGGAGGTTAGGGATCGATATGATGTTGTTGGTGTTTTAACATCGCCCGACAAGCCGAGCGGCAGAGGCTTGAATTTAAAAGCAAACGAGGTTAAGGTTGAAGCTATTAAGAAAGGTATTCCAGTTTTAGATCCTCTTGTACTTGAATTGTCTACAATAAAGGCGATTAAGGAATTAAAGCCGGATGTTATGTTGGTTTTCTCTTATGGAAAAATATTTAAGCAGGAATTTTTAGATATTTTTCCACTGGGTAGTATTAATGTTCATCCTTCGCTTTTACCGAAGTACAGAGGGCCTTCTCCCATCCAGACAGCTATTTTAAATGGTGACAGCTCTAGTGGAATTACAGTCCAAAAAATGGCTTTAGAAATGGACAGTGGGAATATCTTGGCTCAAAGACAATTTGAGATTGAGGGCTTTAACACAAGTGCTGATATTTTTAAATACGTTTCTCTAAATAGTGCTGATATTGTTTTGGAAGCTTTAGATAAGGTAGAGAAGGGAAGTGTTGGAATTCCTCAAGATTCAAGCCAGGCAACATATTGTTCTTTTCTGAGTAAGCATCATGGGATTATTGATTTTACTTTAAGTGCCTTTGAAATTAAGAATAAGATCAATGCTTGCAATCCTTGGCCACTTGTAAGAGCTAGGTTAGAAGAAGATGAGATTATTTTTCATAGAGCAGACTTTATAAAGGATAATAATTATTGTGAGCAAGCAGTAGGAGAAATTGTTTCATTTTGTCCCAACAAGGGTCTTTTTGTAAAAACAGGCGATGGGGTTCTCTTGTTATTAGAGCTTCAAAGGGCTGGAAGAAAAGTTTTAGATTGCAAGTCTTTTTATAATGGAAACAGAGGTTTGGTAGGGAAGCGTTTCTTAAAGCTTGAGCATAAGGAGATGGTTTAG
- the def gene encoding peptide deformylase — MKMVLYPDDLLRVQTQPVLSIDDEARSTIFKMIDLMDASGGVGLAAPQVGLDLSIFVVREDRLIKPLIFINPLVTETSFELSVMREGCLSIPGVFYDLVRPRAIVVEAYDENGKFFKIENSGFLARIVQHEVDHLKGVLFIDYYEDKLRSKLLRSYMKKRRL, encoded by the coding sequence ATGAAGATGGTTTTGTATCCCGATGATTTGCTTAGAGTTCAGACTCAGCCGGTCTTGAGTATTGATGATGAGGCCAGAAGTACTATTTTTAAGATGATAGACTTGATGGACGCTAGTGGTGGGGTTGGTTTAGCGGCTCCTCAGGTAGGCCTTGACTTGTCTATTTTTGTTGTAAGAGAAGATAGGTTAATAAAACCCTTAATTTTTATTAATCCCTTAGTAACAGAGACTTCCTTTGAGCTTTCTGTTATGAGGGAGGGTTGTTTAAGTATTCCTGGAGTTTTTTATGATCTCGTGAGGCCTAGGGCTATTGTGGTAGAGGCTTACGATGAGAATGGTAAATTTTTTAAAATCGAAAATTCGGGATTTTTAGCCAGGATTGTACAGCATGAGGTGGACCATTTAAAGGGGGTTCTTTTTATTGATTATTATGAGGATAAACTTAGAAGTAAATTGTTAAGATCTTATATGAAGAAGAGGAGATTGTGA
- a CDS encoding aminopeptidase P family protein, translating into MDIKTRVLFLRNLMVRSGVDAYLIASYDPHMSEYSHVRFSAREFITGFTGSSGTVIVTEKEVLLFTDGRYFLQAESELEGTEFKLMKLGVKGYPDLFSYININLKGLRLGFYSEDISIRLYNDLVKNCRNTDIEALDEDLISSIWHDRPTLERNKIFELTEAQRNNKRADKIDNLKSKLEERVVDFYIVSSLDEIAWILNLRGLDIKSSALFYAFLFITRSKRHKNVLFVDVLNLGADLKEILEGEGFEIEDYGSFYSFLREIRHEGKFFVSVDSNVKVLKSIGESNAILGQSVVSEFKAIKSDYEISKMKEAHIIDAVSLIKFLHSFKSLNRDELLRLDEVDVANMLLSFRLLNNEFFSSSFGSIVGFKENGALPHYSPKKGARKLDSNGLLLIDSGGSYIELGTTDVTRTISIGEPSYEEKEDYTLVLKSFISLASLKFPFGTSGASLDGIARFPLLKRGLNFAHGTGHGVGFFLNVHELPVSISPFSTYSFKGSEIASIEPGLYRDSKHGIRIENLVFVKQSYLNEFGNFLEFEHLTLVPFEKELILSEMLSEDELQYINRYHENVYFSLKEHLNSEELKFLEGLTSKI; encoded by the coding sequence ATGGATATTAAGACTAGGGTATTGTTTTTAAGAAATTTAATGGTGAGAAGTGGAGTTGATGCCTATCTAATAGCAAGTTATGACCCTCATATGAGTGAGTATTCTCATGTGAGGTTTAGTGCTCGTGAATTTATTACAGGTTTTACAGGGAGCTCTGGAACAGTGATTGTTACTGAGAAAGAGGTGCTCCTTTTTACGGATGGCAGGTATTTTTTACAGGCAGAGAGTGAACTTGAGGGTACTGAGTTTAAGCTAATGAAACTTGGGGTTAAAGGATATCCGGATCTTTTTAGTTATATCAACATAAATCTTAAGGGCTTGAGGCTTGGGTTTTACTCTGAAGATATTAGTATAAGACTTTACAATGATCTGGTTAAAAATTGTAGGAATACAGATATTGAGGCTTTAGATGAAGATTTGATTTCAAGTATTTGGCATGATCGACCTACATTGGAAAGAAATAAAATATTTGAACTAACTGAAGCACAGAGAAACAATAAGCGAGCGGATAAGATTGATAATCTTAAATCAAAGTTGGAAGAAAGAGTGGTCGATTTTTACATTGTAAGTTCTTTAGACGAAATAGCTTGGATTTTGAATTTAAGAGGGTTGGATATTAAATCATCTGCTTTGTTTTATGCTTTTTTATTTATTACAAGAAGCAAGAGGCATAAAAATGTTCTCTTTGTTGACGTTTTAAATCTGGGCGCTGACTTAAAAGAGATACTTGAGGGGGAGGGATTTGAGATTGAAGACTATGGTAGTTTTTATTCATTCTTAAGAGAAATTAGACATGAAGGGAAGTTTTTTGTATCAGTTGATAGCAATGTTAAAGTGTTAAAATCTATTGGGGAGTCGAACGCAATTCTTGGTCAGAGCGTTGTGAGTGAGTTTAAGGCGATAAAATCCGATTATGAGATTAGCAAGATGAAAGAGGCGCATATTATTGACGCGGTGAGTTTAATAAAATTTCTACATAGCTTCAAGAGTTTAAATAGAGATGAGTTACTTAGATTGGATGAGGTTGATGTTGCAAATATGCTTTTGAGTTTTAGATTATTGAATAATGAATTTTTTAGTTCTAGCTTCGGCTCAATAGTTGGATTTAAGGAAAATGGAGCATTGCCTCATTACAGCCCCAAGAAAGGAGCTAGGAAATTGGATTCTAATGGGTTGCTTTTAATAGATTCTGGGGGTTCCTATATTGAACTTGGCACAACAGATGTTACGAGGACCATTTCGATTGGAGAACCTTCTTACGAGGAGAAGGAAGATTACACTTTGGTTCTTAAATCTTTTATCTCCCTTGCATCTTTAAAATTTCCATTTGGCACCTCAGGCGCCTCTCTTGATGGGATTGCTAGATTTCCTTTGTTAAAGAGGGGTTTAAATTTTGCTCATGGGACTGGTCATGGAGTAGGTTTTTTTTTAAATGTGCATGAACTTCCAGTTTCTATTAGTCCTTTTTCCACTTATTCTTTTAAGGGGTCTGAAATTGCTTCAATTGAACCCGGACTTTATCGTGATTCTAAGCATGGGATTAGAATTGAAAATTTAGTTTTTGTAAAGCAAAGTTATTTAAATGAATTTGGAAATTTTTTAGAATTTGAGCATTTAACCCTTGTTCCCTTTGAGAAAGAATTGATTTTAAGTGAGATGCTTTCAGAAGATGAGTTACAGTATATTAACAGGTATCATGAGAACGTATACTTTAGTTTAAAAGAACATCTTAATAGTGAAGAATTGAAATTCTTAGAGGGTTTGACCAGTAAAATATGA
- a CDS encoding HAD family hydrolase, which yields MENIKAVVSDLDGTLLLSKSQLGAFSELVIKKLTRENKKFIIATGRSRSEVMPFTKNLDSSVSFFITLNGARVYDNEWKLINRYDLSSEIVNEILNLREDRYSDIPHFLQKSDGVDDSLYTDRVTNNAVNKKISEYELSRKQKYMEKELKDKSIKFHEVNHFRELKNFNNVAKILLYDDEPNLIKYEAMILEKYRQEINVYLSTPHSLEIVNKKVSKGGALMDVLKIVNIDLSEVIAFGDGFNDVDMLENVKKGLLMGNANYRLKVMLSYLEVIGTNDDEAVAHYINDNILEEPV from the coding sequence ATGGAAAATATTAAGGCTGTTGTTTCTGATCTTGACGGAACACTTTTGCTTTCAAAGAGCCAGTTGGGTGCTTTTAGTGAGCTTGTAATAAAGAAGCTAACAAGAGAGAACAAAAAATTTATTATTGCAACAGGAAGAAGCAGAAGCGAGGTAATGCCTTTTACAAAAAATTTAGACTCAAGTGTTTCATTCTTCATAACATTAAATGGTGCTAGGGTTTATGATAATGAGTGGAAATTAATCAACAGATATGATTTGTCCTCTGAAATTGTAAATGAAATCTTAAACCTTAGAGAGGACAGGTATAGCGACATACCTCATTTTTTACAAAAATCCGATGGTGTGGACGACAGTCTTTATACTGACAGAGTAACTAACAACGCTGTTAACAAGAAGATAAGTGAATATGAATTATCAAGAAAACAGAAATACATGGAAAAAGAGTTAAAGGATAAAAGCATAAAATTTCATGAAGTCAATCACTTCAGAGAGCTTAAAAACTTCAACAATGTAGCAAAAATCCTTTTGTACGATGACGAACCAAACCTAATCAAATATGAGGCTATGATCCTAGAGAAATATAGACAAGAAATAAATGTTTATTTATCAACACCTCATTCACTTGAAATTGTTAATAAAAAAGTTTCAAAGGGAGGCGCACTGATGGATGTCTTAAAAATTGTTAACATTGACTTGAGTGAAGTAATTGCATTCGGAGATGGGTTTAATGATGTTGACATGCTGGAAAATGTAAAGAAGGGACTATTAATGGGAAACGCAAACTATAGGCTTAAGGTGATGCTATCTTACTTGGAAGTAATAGGGACAAATGATGATGAGGCCGTTGCTCACTACATTAATGACAATATTTTGGAAGAGCCTGTATAG
- a CDS encoding aminopeptidase, protein MEEDLIKYAELIILKGINLQENQCVLITGSIGNYEFLRILTKKAYEHGAKYVELNIEDVDILRTRLKYSSEDLLEFTPRFKHEFFKEVVDEKWAKIRIDDTENLDGLKDVDSKKMSKYFKQLRLASKNVSTATMNNELSWCVVCAPGPKWASKVLNKPNSQKTLEEFFEIQKKILLLDSENPIKTWEDHGAKLHQRCAVLNKLNLEKLVFKNQKTNLEVYLLETSIWTGGSEKIKGTELEFNANIPTEEVFTTPDYKKTKGIVYATRPVMILGNLIAGIWMKFSEGKVIEFGCDDENSKIILKRHIETDTQSKYIGEVALVDSSSPIYQSGLTFYSTLYDENASCHVALGSAYSSCLSNEEKLKTDVEKLDYGCNVSLIHTDFMIGSCDMDVVGIDRKGAVHPIMRNGRFVL, encoded by the coding sequence ATGGAAGAGGATTTAATCAAATATGCAGAACTTATTATTTTAAAAGGTATCAACTTACAAGAAAATCAGTGCGTACTCATTACGGGTTCCATTGGAAACTACGAATTTTTAAGAATTCTTACAAAAAAAGCTTATGAACATGGTGCTAAGTATGTGGAGCTAAATATTGAAGATGTTGATATTTTAAGAACCAGGCTAAAATACTCATCAGAAGATTTATTGGAATTCACCCCAAGGTTTAAGCATGAGTTTTTCAAAGAAGTGGTAGATGAAAAGTGGGCAAAGATACGAATTGATGATACGGAAAATTTAGATGGCCTGAAAGATGTTGACAGCAAGAAAATGTCGAAATACTTTAAGCAACTAAGACTAGCATCTAAAAATGTTTCAACTGCAACAATGAATAATGAACTGTCTTGGTGTGTGGTGTGTGCACCGGGCCCAAAGTGGGCCTCAAAAGTTTTAAACAAACCTAATAGTCAGAAAACTTTGGAAGAATTTTTTGAAATTCAGAAGAAGATACTACTACTTGATTCAGAAAATCCAATAAAGACTTGGGAAGATCATGGCGCAAAACTTCACCAAAGGTGTGCAGTTTTAAATAAACTTAACCTGGAAAAATTAGTCTTTAAAAATCAGAAGACAAATTTAGAGGTATATCTTCTAGAAACTTCTATCTGGACAGGAGGAAGCGAAAAGATAAAGGGCACAGAGCTTGAATTTAATGCAAACATACCTACGGAAGAAGTTTTCACGACACCAGACTATAAAAAAACTAAAGGAATTGTGTATGCTACTCGACCGGTTATGATACTTGGCAACTTAATAGCTGGGATATGGATGAAATTTAGTGAAGGGAAAGTAATTGAGTTCGGATGTGATGATGAGAACTCAAAAATAATACTTAAAAGACATATAGAAACCGATACGCAATCAAAATACATAGGAGAGGTTGCATTGGTAGACAGCAGCTCTCCAATTTATCAAAGTGGACTTACATTCTACAGCACGCTATACGACGAGAATGCAAGTTGCCACGTTGCACTAGGTAGTGCTTATTCTTCTTGCTTAAGTAATGAAGAAAAATTAAAGACTGATGTTGAAAAATTGGATTATGGATGTAACGTTTCTCTAATTCATACCGATTTTATGATTGGAAGTTGTGACATGGATGTTGTTGGAATTGATAGGAAGGGAGCAGTGCATCCAATAATGCGGAACGGAAGGTTCGTATTATGA
- a CDS encoding divergent PAP2 family protein has protein sequence MIKELFTNDLFLSCFVSGIVAQVIKYAIQTMKTRRLKLNPTYLIKSIFLETGGMPSSHSSTVTALATSIFITEGINTSFIIALAFALITIRDSFGVRYMAGVQAEYLNDLSEQLKIAIEIEPLKLKVVKGHKKKEVFTGVIIGIISAWAVCYRII, from the coding sequence ATGATAAAGGAGTTATTTACAAATGACCTTTTCTTGTCTTGTTTCGTTTCAGGAATTGTTGCGCAGGTTATTAAATATGCTATTCAAACAATGAAAACTAGAAGACTTAAATTAAACCCAACGTATCTTATAAAGAGCATCTTTTTAGAAACTGGAGGAATGCCTAGCAGTCACTCCTCAACAGTTACAGCTCTTGCAACTTCAATATTTATAACAGAGGGGATAAATACGAGCTTCATTATTGCCCTTGCTTTTGCCTTAATAACAATAAGGGATTCCTTTGGGGTCAGATACATGGCAGGTGTGCAAGCAGAATATCTTAATGATTTATCCGAACAATTAAAAATTGCAATTGAAATCGAACCTCTGAAACTCAAAGTTGTCAAGGGCCACAAGAAAAAGGAAGTATTTACAGGAGTGATTATCGGAATAATTTCCGCATGGGCAGTATGCTATCGAATAATATAG
- a CDS encoding RnfABCDGE type electron transport complex subunit D translates to MSNSEEPEIKTAIKIRYMVNIDEIQIPEYVLIPLETENSRSTLYVIENQRIEEGQILSKNINVDLYTYSPISGVIEKIYVANLPNGQQLKSALIRFQGRIKNEREQSDEVESREKTLEKLIRLGIPWFNDNSLFQYVSKCKKIDKMILLINGRDSFTNISEILIKEKLDEILYGLEIVDKIFKFKEILIVIGNCSLKKELENLIDYQDKRLRIRLIPNVSHPYSNHEIIMHFLYNEENIQESINPNKNILLANVEDLYNVHSAIKTNIPYKEKFITINGNQKIQSKIIKVKIGTSIRQIINEDIDMTKYDVFLNNPVNKIKINNLNVPITRDIYSITILKKKSALFNLKFFKIPSFSPIYIEEVIFSKIKGKNKHENKKFQFLQYTETEIEEEISKVQREIKEKILNITPKNEPIYTENNLKDIYLTIVLALAPSLIFSFSNNTKFLIDTFTLIIVSLVAYSPVMFKAKHKCLSFFIYTALITSMIFPLTLSITLKIMSLLFTFLVFFYFSKLSKFLVNPILISFMFLLLNFPSSFKQTYSEELSRQEDMIPTWDKVMKKNPNIKGLESLAEVKRHENKYINMIEEFTNEQILSHLNIIIPRFQIESLFGLQNEKYLSPILLYIGFSFILGKFILNKLIPLSFYASLLLLAYIFKNMNIYSHITLDMLSLATSPIPMLLIFAISTELQTAPSFKFEQILYGCMLSLFYLMILSHIPFETLSAIMSIFVLQVSSTLIKKYSLTFQIKKILHYLSINKEKAIEHKNENGEEIIKL, encoded by the coding sequence ATGTCTAACTCAGAAGAACCAGAAATAAAAACGGCAATAAAAATAAGGTACATGGTAAATATAGACGAAATTCAAATTCCTGAATATGTTTTAATTCCACTAGAAACAGAAAATTCAAGGTCTACACTATACGTAATTGAGAATCAAAGAATTGAGGAAGGTCAAATATTATCAAAAAATATAAATGTAGATTTATACACATACTCTCCAATATCTGGGGTAATAGAGAAGATATACGTTGCTAATCTTCCAAATGGACAACAATTAAAATCAGCATTAATACGGTTTCAGGGAAGAATAAAAAATGAAAGAGAACAATCAGATGAGGTAGAATCAAGAGAAAAAACATTAGAAAAATTGATCAGATTAGGAATTCCTTGGTTTAATGACAATTCACTATTTCAATATGTAAGCAAATGCAAAAAAATAGATAAAATGATTTTATTAATAAATGGGAGAGATTCTTTTACGAACATCTCAGAAATACTTATAAAAGAAAAGTTAGATGAAATTCTTTATGGACTCGAAATAGTCGACAAAATCTTTAAGTTCAAAGAAATATTGATAGTGATAGGCAATTGTAGCCTAAAAAAAGAGCTTGAAAATTTAATTGATTATCAAGACAAAAGATTAAGAATTAGACTCATTCCAAATGTCTCACATCCATATTCAAACCACGAAATTATAATGCACTTTTTGTATAACGAAGAGAATATTCAAGAGAGCATAAACCCAAACAAAAACATACTCCTAGCAAATGTTGAAGACCTTTATAATGTGCACAGCGCAATTAAAACAAACATTCCATATAAAGAAAAGTTCATCACTATAAATGGTAATCAAAAAATACAAAGCAAGATAATAAAAGTCAAAATTGGAACATCAATCCGGCAAATAATAAATGAAGACATTGATATGACAAAATACGATGTATTTTTAAATAACCCAGTGAATAAAATAAAAATAAATAACCTAAACGTCCCTATAACAAGAGACATATATAGCATTACAATACTTAAGAAGAAATCAGCGTTGTTTAATCTAAAATTTTTTAAGATACCCAGTTTCTCCCCCATATATATTGAAGAGGTCATTTTTTCAAAAATCAAGGGCAAAAATAAACATGAGAATAAAAAATTTCAGTTCCTACAATACACTGAAACTGAGATAGAAGAAGAAATAAGCAAGGTTCAAAGAGAAATAAAAGAAAAGATATTAAATATCACTCCAAAAAATGAGCCAATATACACTGAGAATAATCTAAAAGACATCTACTTAACCATTGTACTAGCTCTAGCTCCTAGCCTAATTTTTTCTTTTTCAAACAACACAAAATTTTTAATTGATACTTTCACACTAATAATAGTAAGCCTAGTGGCTTACTCCCCAGTAATGTTTAAGGCAAAACATAAATGTCTATCATTCTTCATATATACCGCATTAATTACTAGCATGATATTTCCCTTAACCCTCTCTATCACGTTAAAAATAATGTCGCTACTTTTTACATTTTTAGTATTTTTTTATTTTTCTAAACTTTCCAAATTCCTTGTAAATCCCATATTAATTTCCTTTATGTTTTTATTACTCAATTTCCCCTCAAGCTTCAAACAAACATATTCGGAAGAACTATCAAGACAAGAAGATATGATTCCAACTTGGGATAAGGTAATGAAGAAAAACCCGAATATTAAGGGATTAGAAAGCTTAGCAGAAGTTAAAAGACATGAGAACAAGTACATTAATATGATTGAAGAGTTTACAAATGAGCAAATATTATCTCACTTAAACATCATCATACCGAGATTCCAAATTGAAAGCTTGTTTGGACTGCAAAACGAAAAATATCTATCTCCTATCTTGCTTTATATTGGATTTTCATTCATCCTTGGGAAATTTATTCTAAATAAATTAATACCATTATCTTTTTATGCAAGCCTTCTCCTCCTTGCTTACATATTTAAAAATATGAATATTTACAGTCATATTACTCTTGATATGTTGTCCCTAGCAACCTCGCCAATTCCAATGCTCTTAATATTTGCAATAAGCACAGAACTACAAACGGCACCCTCATTTAAATTTGAACAAATACTATATGGATGCATGCTGTCTCTGTTTTACCTTATGATACTAAGCCATATTCCATTTGAGACCCTATCGGCTATAATGTCCATTTTCGTACTACAGGTAAGTTCAACTTTAATTAAGAAATACAGCTTAACGTTTCAAATCAAAAAAATATTACATTATCTAAGCATAAATAAAGAAAAAGCAATAGAACACAAAAATGAAAATGGAGAAGAAATTATAAAATTATGA
- the prfB gene encoding peptide chain release factor 2 (programmed frameshift), whose protein sequence is MQERIDELLKQIENVWRNLDSHKIKAQIKEYDIQKNDKDFWNDNKRAQEILKKQNILKNKVEPWEDLIYKLKDLKELCKLTESDEDIRLLECDFKAISDKYKTLLTLSYFKEEIDINNAFLTIHSGAGGTEACDWVSMLYRMYSRYAERRGYKTELIDLLEAEGGIKSVTVEVKGEYSYGLLKSEVGIHRLVRISPFDAAKKRHTSFASVFIAPVIDDKIEIIIRPEDIRVDTYRASGAGGQHVNKTSSAVRITHLKTGIVTQSQSDRSQHKNKELAMKVLKSRLYEHYREVEQQKNRSKQEEKKDISWGNQIRSYVFQPYNLVKDHRTKFENPNVISVMDGNIDNFIEEYLKWKSLS, encoded by the exons ATGCAAGAAAGAATTGATGAATTGCTGAAACAAATCGAAAATGTTTGGAGGAATCTT GACAGTCATAAGATTAAGGCACAAATCAAAGAATACGACATACAGAAGAATGATAAAGATTTCTGGAATGACAACAAAAGAGCACAAGAGATTCTTAAAAAGCAAAATATTTTGAAAAATAAAGTGGAGCCTTGGGAAGATTTAATCTACAAACTCAAAGACTTGAAAGAGCTCTGCAAGCTCACAGAGAGCGATGAAGACATAAGACTATTAGAATGCGATTTTAAGGCAATAAGCGATAAATATAAAACCCTTCTCACATTGTCTTATTTTAAAGAAGAAATTGACATAAATAATGCCTTCTTAACAATACACTCAGGCGCAGGCGGTACAGAAGCATGTGATTGGGTAAGTATGCTGTATCGAATGTACTCAAGGTATGCAGAAAGACGAGGATATAAAACAGAACTTATAGACTTACTTGAAGCTGAGGGCGGAATTAAATCTGTTACGGTTGAAGTAAAAGGAGAATACTCGTATGGTCTTTTAAAAAGCGAGGTGGGAATACATCGGCTTGTAAGAATTTCTCCTTTTGATGCCGCTAAAAAAAGACACACCTCTTTTGCTTCTGTTTTTATTGCTCCTGTAATTGATGACAAAATCGAAATAATAATTAGACCAGAAGACATTAGAGTAGACACATATAGAGCCTCTGGTGCTGGAGGCCAACATGTTAATAAAACATCATCAGCAGTAAGAATCACTCACCTTAAAACGGGAATAGTAACTCAGTCTCAAAGCGATAGAAGCCAACATAAAAATAAAGAATTAGCAATGAAGGTACTCAAATCAAGGCTTTATGAGCACTACAGAGAAGTTGAACAACAAAAAAATAGATCTAAACAAGAGGAGAAAAAGGATATCTCTTGGGGCAATCAAATAAGATCTTATGTATTTCAGCCTTACAATTTAGTAAAAGATCACAGAACAAAATTTGAAAATCCTAATGTTATCTCTGTTATGGACGGGAACATTGATAACTTTATAGAAGAATATCTGAAGTGGAAAAGTTTAAGCTAA